One segment of Solanum stenotomum isolate F172 chromosome 1, ASM1918654v1, whole genome shotgun sequence DNA contains the following:
- the LOC125852731 gene encoding phosphatidylinositol N-acetylglucosaminyltransferase subunit P has translation MLEDKGWEDPRSVNSPRRILSFSKNRKATVFFPDPDDRDSGFGVSGDQGPKTSEVYGFVGSITTVIATVLFLVWAYLPEHWLHSLGIVYYPSRYWALAAPAYAMMTISLAVGFYIGLNFLATPPPTSFSMIYDEFTREPLRNVPSTDNDEQPIEPISDIRIDQINDLMFNPR, from the exons ATGCTGGAAGATAAAGGTTGGGAAGATCCTCGTTCCGTTAATAGCCCTAGGAGGATCTTGAGTTTTTCCAAGAATAGGAAGGCCACTGTGTTCTTTCCAGACCCAGACGACAGAGATTCAGGTTTTGGTGTTTCTGGAGATCAGGGACCCAAGACTTCTGAAGTTTACGGATTTGTTGGCTCCATTACTACTGTTATTGCTACAG TTCTTTTTCTGGTGTGGGCATATCTTCCCGAACATTGGTTGCACTCTTTGGGAATTGTTTACTATCCAAGCAG GTACTGGGCATTAGCTGCGCCAGCTTATGCGATGATGACTATATCACTAGCTGTAGGATTTTACATTGGTCTCAACTTCTTGGCTACCCCTCCTCCAACTTCTTTCAGCATGATATATG ATGAATTCACAAGAGAACCTTTGCGCAACGTGCCTTCAACAGACAATGATGAGCAACCTATAGAGCCTATATCTGATATTCGGATTGATCAAATAAATGACCTTATGTTCAATCCaagataa